A portion of the Streptomyces coeruleoprunus genome contains these proteins:
- a CDS encoding SpoIIE family protein phosphatase has translation MTWYGAPGHVPPHPTGTAGGRKDDSRIPDALAMALAPAAASAVEAVGGYAGGVYLRSRTKGLLRLAVLAGLPVRLFSPWWRMHVNRPFPVAEAYRSGSLVLLADAEEAMRRFPQLMAGLPFPFGSLYAPVTHGRDRYGVLVVLRNATPGRDVDAADRQRMQNAASRLGAALAALEAAGAPVSWDREPTPVQLPAGATPPVRIGRLDWRVDTATVTADPELCRILGTDPDDFPGTVEGLEAMLAPEDVYGLWALVHQVTATTDPERPVSRRMWLRGRDGRPHLLELTRDHPAPDDARDPGGTPGPATDAGFGGPPGADLPAGGPGRGGPREGIPGGGAPPGGMPPRGGPSGGAPVSGGPSAGGGLPHEGTGARSIPAGDRPTGGPAVGDGPREALPGGEVLPAGTPVRGGSSAGASAPGGPQGGAADGEPAPYGGGRRAVRLVGVLVDPGTGPIVASAADRLATGVLSLDRLGRVTYVSRRAETLLAVARPKLVGRILWDVLPWTGRPAYEDHFRAALISTDPVHFLAHRRADSWLSVSLYPGHDGLTVTLTPAEQPGYTPGSVAAPGRGLGSPADRAAVLYRPVALAIALTEAVTARQVSEVVTEELLPAFGGRQLAIYLLSERHLHLAWETGFPQGFLDRFDGVGLDARLPGVETLTSGRPIFFESMQRLAAAYPGIPLDAHVGARAFLPLIASGRPVGSCILGFDQPRGFSPEERTVLTALAGLIAQALERARRYDTEAALARGLQDALLPHRLPRHRHVDTLGRYLPGTQGMDVGGDWYDVVETPRGLALAIGDVQGHGVSAAATMGQLRSAVRAFALAGHDPQEVMSGTNRLLIDLDPGQFASCCYAVLDPVTGALQAVRAGHLPPLLRHPDGRTEPVDLPGGVVLGVDADAHYPVTGLDLPQGAVLALFTDGLVEQPGTDIDVGIARLCGALAGLGPAPLAAIADRLIDEARDATDRPDDIALLLASRRTPDPARPGADA, from the coding sequence GTGACCTGGTACGGCGCCCCCGGCCACGTCCCGCCCCACCCCACCGGGACGGCAGGGGGGCGGAAGGACGACAGCCGCATCCCGGACGCCCTCGCGATGGCGCTCGCCCCCGCCGCCGCGTCCGCCGTCGAAGCCGTCGGCGGCTACGCCGGCGGCGTCTACCTGCGCTCCCGGACCAAGGGCCTGCTGCGCCTCGCCGTCCTCGCGGGACTGCCCGTCCGCCTGTTCAGCCCCTGGTGGCGGATGCACGTGAACCGCCCCTTCCCCGTCGCCGAGGCCTACCGGTCCGGCAGCCTCGTCCTCCTCGCCGACGCCGAGGAGGCCATGCGCCGCTTCCCCCAGCTCATGGCGGGCCTGCCCTTCCCCTTCGGCTCCCTGTACGCGCCGGTGACCCACGGCCGCGACCGCTACGGCGTCCTCGTCGTCCTCCGCAACGCCACACCCGGCCGGGACGTCGACGCCGCCGACCGGCAGCGCATGCAGAACGCCGCGAGCCGCCTCGGCGCCGCCCTCGCCGCCCTGGAGGCCGCCGGGGCGCCCGTCTCCTGGGACCGCGAGCCCACGCCCGTCCAGCTGCCCGCCGGGGCCACGCCACCCGTACGGATCGGCCGCCTCGACTGGCGGGTCGACACCGCCACCGTCACCGCCGACCCCGAACTGTGCCGCATCCTCGGCACCGACCCCGACGACTTCCCCGGCACCGTCGAGGGCCTCGAAGCGATGCTGGCCCCCGAGGACGTGTACGGCCTGTGGGCCCTCGTCCACCAGGTGACCGCCACGACCGACCCGGAACGGCCCGTCTCCCGCCGCATGTGGCTCCGCGGCCGCGACGGCCGCCCCCACCTCCTCGAACTCACCCGCGACCACCCCGCACCGGACGACGCCCGGGACCCCGGGGGCACGCCCGGCCCCGCCACCGACGCGGGCTTCGGCGGCCCGCCCGGCGCCGACCTCCCGGCCGGCGGGCCGGGTCGCGGCGGGCCGCGTGAGGGGATCCCCGGCGGCGGCGCCCCGCCCGGCGGGATGCCCCCGCGCGGCGGTCCGTCCGGCGGGGCCCCGGTCTCCGGCGGCCCGTCGGCCGGCGGCGGCCTGCCGCACGAGGGGACCGGCGCCCGGAGCATCCCCGCCGGTGACCGCCCGACCGGCGGGCCGGCCGTCGGCGACGGGCCGCGTGAAGCACTGCCCGGAGGTGAAGTACTGCCCGCCGGTACGCCTGTGCGGGGTGGGAGCTCCGCCGGGGCGTCCGCCCCCGGCGGCCCGCAGGGCGGGGCGGCCGACGGGGAGCCGGCCCCGTACGGGGGCGGGCGGCGGGCCGTTCGCCTCGTCGGGGTGCTCGTCGATCCCGGCACCGGGCCCATCGTCGCGTCCGCCGCCGACCGGCTGGCCACCGGCGTTCTCTCCCTGGACCGGCTCGGGCGCGTCACGTACGTGAGCCGCCGGGCCGAGACGCTTCTCGCGGTCGCGCGGCCCAAGCTCGTCGGGCGCATTCTCTGGGACGTGCTGCCGTGGACCGGACGCCCCGCGTACGAGGACCACTTCCGGGCCGCGCTCATCTCCACGGACCCCGTCCACTTCCTCGCGCACCGCCGCGCCGACTCGTGGCTGTCCGTCTCGCTGTACCCCGGCCACGACGGCCTGACCGTCACGCTCACCCCCGCCGAACAGCCCGGCTACACCCCCGGCTCCGTCGCCGCACCCGGCCGGGGCCTCGGCTCCCCGGCCGACCGCGCCGCCGTCCTCTACCGGCCCGTCGCCCTCGCCATCGCCCTGACCGAGGCGGTCACCGCCCGCCAGGTCTCCGAAGTCGTCACCGAAGAGCTGCTGCCCGCCTTCGGCGGCCGCCAGCTGGCCATCTACCTCCTCAGCGAACGCCACCTCCACCTCGCCTGGGAGACCGGCTTCCCCCAGGGCTTCCTCGACCGGTTCGACGGCGTCGGCCTCGACGCCCGCCTCCCCGGCGTCGAGACGCTCACCTCCGGCCGGCCCATCTTCTTCGAGTCCATGCAGCGCCTGGCCGCCGCCTACCCCGGCATCCCCCTCGACGCGCACGTCGGCGCCCGCGCCTTCCTCCCGCTCATCGCCTCGGGCCGCCCCGTCGGCTCCTGCATCCTCGGCTTCGACCAGCCCCGCGGCTTCAGCCCCGAGGAGCGCACCGTCCTCACCGCGCTCGCCGGCCTCATCGCCCAGGCCCTCGAACGCGCACGCCGCTACGACACCGAGGCCGCCCTCGCCCGCGGCCTCCAGGACGCGCTGCTGCCCCACCGGCTGCCCCGTCACCGCCACGTCGACACCCTCGGCCGCTACCTGCCCGGCACCCAGGGCATGGACGTCGGCGGCGACTGGTACGACGTCGTCGAGACGCCCCGAGGCCTCGCCCTCGCCATCGGCGACGTCCAGGGCCACGGCGTCTCCGCCGCCGCCACCATGGGCCAGCTCCGCAGCGCCGTACGCGCCTTCGCCCTCGCCGGACACGACCCGCAGGAGGTCATGAGCGGCACGAACCGGCTGCTCATCGACCTGGACCCCGGCCAGTTCGCCAGCTGCTGCTACGCCGTGCTCGACCCCGTGACCGGCGCCCTCCAAGCGGTGCGCGCCGGCCACCTCCCGCCGCTGCTGCGCCACCCCGACGGCCGTACCGAACCCGTCGACCTGCCCGGCGGCGTCGTCCTCGGCGTCGACGCCGACGCCCACTACCCGGTCACCGGCCTCGACCTGCCCCAGGGCGCCGTCCTCGCCCTGTTCACCGACGGCCTCGTCGAACAGCCCGGCACCGACATCGACGTCGGCATCGCCCGGCTGTGCGGCGCCCTCGCCGGCCTCGGCCCCGCCCCCCTCGCCGCCATCGCCGACCGGCTCATCGACGAGGCGCGGGACGCCACCGACCGGCCCGACGACATCGCCCTCCTCCTCGCCTCCCGCCGTACCCCCGACCCGGCCCGTCCCGGAGCGGACGCGTGA
- a CDS encoding SpoIIE family protein phosphatase, which produces MRARNATEGADIRGPLNVTRAGTAVLDAEDTIIGWGPAAEQLLGYPAHETIGRPIGSLVVDRAGAYQMAADLPGAARARCRVLHMRHRDGRIIRVTTATLPLSHGEHDGQGQGGYGEHGEHGNHGPAGGPARLLAIADADETERWEVLQAMLRGLATQSPVGLAIYDTDLRVVWTNHALYEEMGTSQYAGLGPDDMVASGEVLSAGYPPSLEETMGRVLTTGEPVIELHYRGRPPVDPDHDHVWSCSYYRLQDSDGTTLGVCEETVDITDRYLAQQRLDLLVRAGGHVGTTLDMNRTARELSSVAVPQFADTVTVDLVDAVLHGDQPTPGTAPAGRLVRVWDGAPDAADPTGTAPAPGRDTVDYPPDSPQRRCLATGRAVLDPAPPDGVTRPAGPSRLVVPLRTDGAPLGVVTFTRDRLPDPFDAGDLPVADELVARTAVCIDNARRFTREHTAALTLQHSLLPRSLPRLTAVDVAHRYLPADSKAGVGGDWFDVITLSGARVGLVVGDVVGHGLGAAATMGRLRTSVRVLARQDIAPDELLARLDDLIAQAAEEEATAPGSITGLRATPAPGPDEIPDDQAVGATCLYAVYDPVSGVCRAARAGHPAPAVVDAATGAVTVPDVPGGPPLGLGGLPFESAELHLPEGSLLALFTDGLVRGRGRDTEAEIDALGRLLAEHRDRPLPELCDRAVTTLLPGPVEDDAALLLVRTRLLDRRDIAVWDIPAGAEEVGRARSLATRRLGDWGLDELTFTTEVVVSELVTNALRYASGPVQLRLIRDRALICEVSDTGHTSPHMRRAAMEDEGGRGLFLVAQMTQHWGTRYTATGKTIWAEQALPAR; this is translated from the coding sequence ATGCGCGCACGGAACGCAACGGAGGGCGCCGACATCCGCGGCCCCCTCAATGTCACCCGGGCCGGCACCGCCGTGCTCGACGCCGAGGACACCATCATCGGCTGGGGCCCGGCCGCCGAACAGCTCCTCGGCTACCCGGCCCACGAGACCATCGGCCGCCCCATCGGCAGCCTCGTCGTCGACCGCGCAGGCGCCTACCAGATGGCCGCCGACCTCCCCGGCGCCGCCCGCGCCCGCTGCCGCGTCCTGCACATGCGCCACCGCGACGGCCGCATCATCCGCGTCACCACCGCGACCCTCCCGCTCTCCCACGGCGAGCACGACGGCCAGGGCCAGGGCGGTTACGGGGAGCACGGGGAGCACGGGAATCACGGCCCCGCGGGGGGCCCCGCCCGCCTCCTGGCGATCGCCGACGCCGACGAGACCGAGCGCTGGGAGGTCCTCCAGGCCATGCTCCGCGGCCTCGCCACGCAGTCGCCCGTCGGCCTCGCCATCTACGACACCGACCTGCGCGTCGTCTGGACCAACCACGCCCTCTACGAGGAGATGGGCACCTCCCAGTACGCCGGACTCGGCCCCGACGACATGGTCGCCTCGGGCGAGGTCCTCTCCGCCGGCTACCCGCCCAGCCTGGAGGAGACCATGGGGCGCGTCCTCACCACCGGCGAGCCCGTGATCGAGCTCCACTACCGGGGACGCCCACCCGTCGACCCCGACCACGACCACGTGTGGTCCTGCTCGTACTACCGCCTCCAGGACTCCGACGGCACCACCCTCGGCGTGTGCGAGGAGACCGTCGACATCACCGACCGCTACCTCGCCCAGCAGCGGCTCGACCTCCTCGTCCGCGCCGGCGGACACGTCGGCACGACCCTCGACATGAACCGCACCGCGCGCGAACTGTCCTCCGTCGCCGTCCCCCAGTTCGCCGACACCGTCACCGTGGACCTCGTCGACGCCGTCCTCCACGGCGACCAGCCCACCCCCGGCACCGCGCCCGCCGGCCGACTCGTCCGCGTCTGGGACGGCGCACCCGACGCCGCCGACCCCACCGGGACGGCCCCCGCCCCGGGCCGCGACACGGTCGACTATCCGCCCGACTCGCCCCAGCGGCGCTGCCTCGCCACCGGCCGCGCCGTCCTCGACCCCGCCCCGCCCGACGGCGTCACCCGGCCCGCCGGGCCCTCACGGCTCGTCGTGCCGCTGCGTACCGACGGCGCACCCCTCGGCGTCGTCACCTTCACCCGCGACCGCCTCCCCGACCCGTTCGACGCCGGCGACCTGCCCGTCGCCGACGAACTCGTCGCCCGCACCGCCGTCTGCATCGACAACGCCCGCCGCTTCACCCGCGAGCACACCGCCGCCCTCACCCTCCAGCACAGCCTGCTGCCCCGCAGCCTGCCCCGGCTCACCGCCGTCGACGTGGCCCACCGGTACCTGCCCGCCGACAGCAAGGCCGGCGTCGGCGGCGACTGGTTCGACGTCATCACCCTCTCCGGCGCCCGCGTCGGCCTCGTCGTCGGCGACGTCGTCGGCCACGGCCTCGGCGCCGCCGCCACCATGGGCCGGCTGCGCACCAGCGTCCGCGTCCTCGCCCGCCAGGACATTGCCCCCGACGAGCTCCTCGCCCGTCTCGACGACCTCATCGCGCAGGCCGCCGAGGAGGAGGCCACCGCCCCCGGCAGCATCACCGGACTGCGCGCCACACCGGCCCCCGGCCCCGACGAGATCCCCGACGACCAGGCCGTCGGAGCGACCTGCCTGTACGCCGTGTACGACCCGGTCAGCGGCGTGTGCCGCGCCGCCCGCGCCGGGCACCCCGCGCCCGCCGTCGTCGACGCCGCCACCGGCGCCGTCACCGTTCCCGACGTCCCCGGCGGCCCACCCCTCGGACTGGGCGGGCTGCCCTTCGAGAGCGCCGAACTGCACCTGCCGGAAGGCAGCCTCCTCGCCCTCTTCACCGACGGCCTCGTCCGCGGGCGCGGACGCGACACCGAGGCGGAGATCGACGCGCTCGGCCGCCTCCTCGCCGAGCACCGGGACCGCCCCCTGCCCGAACTCTGCGACCGCGCCGTCACCACCCTGCTGCCCGGTCCCGTCGAGGACGACGCGGCGCTCCTCCTCGTCCGCACCCGCCTCCTGGACCGGCGCGACATCGCCGTCTGGGACATCCCCGCCGGAGCCGAGGAGGTCGGCCGCGCCCGCTCCCTGGCGACGCGCCGGCTCGGCGACTGGGGCCTGGACGAGCTGACCTTCACCACCGAGGTGGTCGTCAGCGAACTGGTCACCAACGCCCTCCGGTACGCCTCCGGCCCCGTCCAGCTGCGGCTCATCCGCGACCGCGCCCTCATCTGCGAGGTCTCCGACACCGGCCACACCTCGCCCCACATGCGGCGCGCCGCGATGGAGGACGAGGGCGGCCGAGGCCTGTTCCTCGTCGCCCAGATGACCCAGCACTGGGGCACCCGCTACACCGCCACCGGCAAGACCATCTGGGCCGAACAGGCCCTCCCGGCCCGCTGA
- a CDS encoding DUF3140 domain-containing protein: MAASAQISAELWDEFHTVVNMTSRELQEWLTTQAAGEETEELPDQAGPRTGRRVLEILGKRRTDLTDDDVAVMRRVCDIVRTQRDPDLEPKAGGSDWRHGLMNIGHDPLKPV; the protein is encoded by the coding sequence ATGGCAGCGTCCGCACAGATCAGCGCCGAACTCTGGGACGAGTTCCACACCGTCGTGAACATGACCTCGCGCGAGCTCCAGGAATGGCTCACCACCCAGGCGGCGGGCGAGGAGACCGAGGAACTGCCCGACCAGGCGGGACCCCGCACCGGCCGCCGCGTCCTGGAGATCCTCGGCAAGCGGCGCACCGACCTGACCGACGACGACGTCGCCGTCATGCGGCGCGTCTGCGACATCGTCCGCACCCAGCGCGACCCCGACCTCGAACCGAAGGCCGGCGGCTCCGACTGGCGCCACGGCCTGATGAACATCGGCCACGACCCCCTCAAGCCCGTATGA
- a CDS encoding DNA topoisomerase IB has protein sequence MRLTHVRPGDPGHRRLHHGRGFRYLDPTGQPLRDAAELARIKALVIPPAWRDVWICTRPNGHLQAVGTDAAGRRQYLYHPAFRAQQEEAKHDHVLDVAEVLPRVREAVEASVTDRGLTRDRVLATSVRLLDLGFFRIGSDRYTDLHQTYGLTTLLREHTRCQGGEVIISYPAKHGRQLVQAVVDPAARRTLTALVRRKGGGERLLAYWERPEWHDITGADVNAYLRDLAGLEITAKDFRTWHATVMAAVGLAVSQPFSHSETARRRAVSRAVQEVARYLGNTPAVCRASYINPRVIELYEEGVTVASALARLGDSTTYGVPATHGHAERAVLRMLRTDRPPEA, from the coding sequence ATGCGCCTCACCCACGTCCGGCCCGGCGACCCCGGACACCGCCGGCTGCACCACGGCCGCGGCTTCCGCTATCTCGACCCCACCGGACAACCCCTGCGGGACGCCGCGGAACTGGCCAGGATCAAGGCCCTGGTCATCCCGCCGGCCTGGCGTGACGTCTGGATCTGCACCCGCCCCAACGGGCACCTCCAAGCGGTCGGCACCGATGCGGCCGGCCGCCGCCAGTACCTCTACCACCCCGCCTTCCGCGCCCAGCAGGAGGAGGCCAAGCACGACCACGTCCTCGACGTGGCGGAGGTCCTGCCGCGCGTCCGCGAGGCCGTCGAGGCCTCCGTCACGGACCGCGGCCTCACCCGCGACCGAGTCCTCGCCACCTCCGTACGCCTGCTCGACCTGGGTTTCTTCCGCATCGGCAGCGACCGCTACACCGACCTGCACCAGACCTACGGACTCACCACACTGCTGCGGGAACACACCCGCTGCCAGGGCGGCGAGGTGATCATCAGCTACCCCGCCAAGCACGGCCGGCAGCTCGTCCAGGCCGTCGTCGACCCCGCCGCACGCCGCACCCTCACCGCCCTCGTGCGCCGCAAGGGCGGCGGCGAGCGCCTGCTCGCCTACTGGGAGCGCCCCGAGTGGCACGACATCACCGGCGCCGACGTCAACGCGTACCTGCGCGACCTGGCCGGACTGGAGATCACCGCGAAGGACTTCCGCACCTGGCACGCCACCGTCATGGCCGCCGTCGGCCTCGCCGTGTCCCAGCCCTTCTCCCACAGCGAGACCGCCCGCCGCCGCGCCGTCTCGCGCGCCGTCCAGGAGGTCGCCCGCTACCTCGGCAACACACCCGCCGTCTGCCGCGCCTCCTACATCAACCCGCGCGTCATCGAGCTGTACGAGGAGGGCGTCACCGTCGCCTCCGCCCTGGCCCGCCTGGGCGACAGCACCACGTACGGCGTGCCCGCCACCCACGGCCACGCCGAGCGGGCCGTCCTGCGGATGCTCCGCACCGACCGCCCGCCCGAGGCGTGA
- a CDS encoding SDR family oxidoreductase — MGSGVRVDLRGRRALVTGGARGLGASITRRLAGAGAAVLVADVRKEPARELCDGLNRDGGDTRFVELDVRDPDAVAGVFRELDEAGTPLDVLVNNAAVDVSKPIEHLTADEVTRVITTNLLGPMYLCLETYRRMVARGGGHIVNILSTAANRTWTEAGPYSAGKSGLRAFTHTLFKEAQRDCTGIGVTGIVAGGMETPFIMERFPDTDVSMLQSPDVVADAVLYALSVPQGSVAGEIVVVPRKEPSWP; from the coding sequence ATGGGAAGCGGAGTGCGGGTCGACCTGCGGGGCAGGCGGGCGCTGGTGACGGGCGGGGCGCGCGGTCTGGGCGCTTCGATCACCCGGCGGCTGGCGGGTGCGGGGGCGGCGGTCCTCGTGGCCGATGTGCGCAAGGAGCCGGCGCGGGAGCTGTGCGACGGGCTGAACCGGGACGGGGGCGACACCCGGTTCGTGGAGCTGGACGTACGGGACCCGGACGCGGTCGCGGGCGTGTTCCGCGAGCTGGACGAGGCGGGCACACCGCTGGACGTCCTGGTCAACAACGCGGCGGTGGACGTGTCGAAGCCGATCGAGCACCTGACGGCCGACGAGGTCACACGGGTGATCACCACGAACCTGCTGGGTCCGATGTACCTGTGCCTGGAGACGTACCGCCGGATGGTGGCCCGGGGCGGTGGTCACATCGTGAACATCCTGTCGACGGCGGCGAACCGCACGTGGACGGAGGCGGGGCCGTACTCGGCGGGCAAGTCGGGGCTGCGGGCCTTCACGCACACGCTGTTCAAGGAGGCGCAGCGGGACTGCACGGGCATCGGGGTGACGGGGATCGTCGCGGGCGGCATGGAGACGCCGTTCATCATGGAGCGCTTCCCGGACACGGACGTGTCGATGCTGCAGTCGCCGGACGTGGTGGCGGACGCGGTGCTGTACGCGCTGTCGGTGCCGCAGGGCAGTGTGGCGGGCGAGATCGTGGTGGTGCCGCGCAAGGAGCCGTCCTGGCCGTGA
- the rfaE2 gene encoding D-glycero-beta-D-manno-heptose 1-phosphate adenylyltransferase: protein MSARQPLVVVGDVLLDEDIEGTSTRLAPDAPAPVVDVTADHRRPGGAGLAAALATRGGREVVLVTALGDDPASDAVRRSLDGRVRLVELPLHGTLPVKTRVLASGRPLVRIDRGGGDPGEPDAAVRDTLSGAHAVLVADYGRRTASAVREHLAAVAPRIPVVWDPHPRGDTPVPGARIVTPNSAETRALSPGDGESLRAYAERGADLAERWRVAAVAVTLGERGALLTRPGGGTPMLVPAPYRAKGDPCGAGDCFAAATAAALADGALPEEAVQRGVAEAAAFVAAGGAGNPALWHSPSAARHHEPPLTDPYALAERVRARGGTVVATGGCFDLLHAGHVGLLESARRIGDCLIVCVNSDASVARLKGAGRPLNPLADRTRVLAGLGSVDAVAVFDGDTPAELLTRLRPDVWVKGGDYSADELPEAEVLRAWGGQAVVLPYLNGRSTTLLARKAAAAATPHRPR from the coding sequence GTGAGCGCCCGGCAGCCGCTCGTGGTCGTCGGGGACGTACTCCTCGACGAGGACATCGAGGGCACCTCGACACGGCTGGCACCCGATGCTCCCGCGCCCGTCGTGGACGTGACCGCCGACCACCGGCGGCCCGGCGGAGCGGGACTCGCCGCGGCGCTGGCCACCCGGGGCGGCCGGGAAGTGGTGCTGGTGACGGCACTGGGCGACGACCCGGCCAGCGACGCCGTGCGCCGCTCGCTCGACGGCCGCGTGCGGCTGGTGGAACTGCCGCTGCACGGCACCCTGCCGGTCAAGACACGGGTCCTCGCGTCCGGGCGGCCCCTCGTCCGCATCGACCGGGGCGGCGGCGACCCGGGCGAACCCGACGCGGCCGTGCGGGACACGCTCTCCGGCGCGCACGCGGTGCTCGTCGCCGACTACGGGCGGCGCACGGCGAGCGCGGTGCGCGAGCACCTGGCGGCCGTGGCCCCGCGGATCCCGGTCGTCTGGGACCCGCACCCCCGGGGCGACACACCGGTGCCGGGCGCCCGGATCGTCACGCCGAACAGCGCCGAGACGCGGGCGCTGAGCCCCGGGGACGGCGAGTCGCTGCGCGCGTACGCCGAGCGGGGCGCCGACCTCGCGGAGCGGTGGCGCGTGGCCGCCGTCGCCGTGACGCTCGGCGAGCGCGGGGCGCTGCTGACGCGGCCCGGCGGAGGTACGCCGATGCTGGTGCCCGCGCCGTACCGGGCCAAGGGCGATCCGTGCGGGGCCGGCGACTGCTTCGCCGCGGCGACGGCCGCGGCGCTGGCGGACGGGGCGCTGCCGGAGGAGGCGGTGCAGCGCGGCGTCGCCGAGGCGGCGGCGTTCGTCGCGGCGGGCGGAGCGGGCAACCCGGCCCTGTGGCACAGCCCGTCGGCGGCCCGCCACCACGAGCCGCCGCTGACCGACCCGTACGCGCTCGCCGAGCGGGTACGGGCGCGGGGCGGCACCGTCGTGGCGACGGGCGGCTGCTTCGACCTGCTGCACGCCGGGCACGTGGGTCTGCTGGAGAGCGCGCGGCGCATCGGCGACTGCCTGATCGTGTGCGTCAACTCGGACGCGTCCGTCGCCCGCCTCAAGGGCGCGGGCCGCCCGCTGAACCCGCTCGCCGACCGTACGCGCGTGCTGGCGGGGCTCGGCAGCGTCGACGCCGTCGCGGTCTTCGACGGGGACACGCCGGCGGAGCTGCTGACGCGGCTGCGGCCGGACGTGTGGGTCAAGGGCGGCGACTACTCGGCCGACGAGCTGCCGGAGGCGGAGGTCCTGCGCGCGTGGGGCGGCCAGGCGGTGGTGCTGCCGTACCTGAACGGCCGCTCCACCACCCTCCTGGCCCGCAAGGCAGCAGCCGCCGCAACCCCCCACCGGCCCCGCTAG
- a CDS encoding D-sedoheptulose-7-phosphate isomerase, with protein MTDYPLAARDAADRHCRSLQDALGRFRRDHLDRIAEWGGRLAVVLPAGGRLLAAGNGGSAAQAQHLTAELVGRYRDERPAYSAISLHAETSSLTAIGNDYGFDEVYARQVAAHGRPGDVLLLLSTSGRSANLLAAAKAARTAALRVWALTGPAPNPLADAAHEALCVDAGTTATVQELHLVAVHALCECFDAALADDTATARTAAGAAARVTVHWGAA; from the coding sequence ATGACCGACTACCCCCTCGCTGCACGAGACGCCGCGGACCGGCACTGCCGGTCCCTCCAGGACGCCCTGGGCCGGTTCCGGCGGGACCACCTGGACCGGATCGCCGAGTGGGGCGGCCGGCTCGCCGTCGTCCTCCCCGCCGGGGGGCGGCTCCTGGCCGCCGGGAACGGCGGCAGCGCCGCCCAGGCCCAGCACCTCACGGCCGAACTCGTCGGCCGCTACCGGGACGAGCGGCCCGCGTACTCCGCGATCTCCCTCCACGCCGAGACGTCCAGCCTCACCGCGATCGGCAACGACTACGGCTTCGACGAGGTGTACGCCCGTCAGGTCGCCGCCCACGGCCGGCCCGGTGACGTGCTCCTGCTGCTGTCCACGTCGGGCCGCAGCGCCAACCTCCTCGCCGCGGCGAAGGCGGCCCGCACGGCGGCCCTGCGGGTGTGGGCCCTGACCGGCCCGGCGCCCAACCCGCTGGCCGACGCGGCGCACGAGGCGCTGTGCGTGGACGCCGGCACGACCGCGACCGTGCAGGAGCTGCACCTCGTCGCGGTGCACGCGCTCTGCGAGTGCTTCGACGCGGCCCTGGCCGACGACACCGCCACCGCACGGACCGCGGCCGGTGCGGCGGCCCGCGTCACGGTGCACTGGGGTGCCGCGTGA
- a CDS encoding glycosyltransferase, giving the protein MTTPSSQRPVGPLSVALVSEHASPLAALGGVDAGGQNVHVARLASGLADRGHRVTVFTRRDDEDQPDEVEVRPGVVVHHVPAGPPEAVPKDELLPYMPEFGRHMAEVLRDEPPDLMHSHFWMSGIAALLATRALHVPLLHTYHALGTVKRRHQRAADTSPPQRIAYERQVGLACDRIVATCRDEVHELSRMHIPPDRVSVVPCGVDPEQFCPAGPVAERGEARYRLVQLGRLVPRKGAAVSITALTRLPDAELVIVGGPPPARLDGDPEVRRLRDVARLAGVAERVRFTGAVSRDDVAPMLRSADVVVCPADYEPFGIVPLEAMACGRPVVASAVGGQLDTVADPQCGRLVPPRDPDALARAVAEFLADASLRASCGAAGRRRVLSRYDWTRVAAATEAVYGEVCATARSTVSGAA; this is encoded by the coding sequence ATGACCACCCCCAGCTCGCAACGCCCCGTGGGCCCCCTGTCCGTGGCGCTCGTCTCGGAGCACGCCAGTCCCCTCGCGGCACTGGGCGGCGTGGACGCGGGCGGTCAGAACGTGCACGTCGCACGGCTGGCGTCGGGGCTCGCGGACCGCGGCCACCGGGTCACCGTGTTCACCCGGCGCGACGACGAGGACCAGCCCGACGAGGTGGAGGTGCGGCCGGGCGTCGTCGTGCACCACGTGCCGGCCGGACCGCCCGAGGCCGTACCGAAGGACGAACTGCTGCCTTACATGCCGGAGTTCGGCCGCCACATGGCCGAGGTGCTCCGGGACGAGCCGCCCGACCTGATGCACTCCCACTTCTGGATGTCCGGGATCGCCGCGCTCCTCGCGACCCGGGCCCTGCACGTGCCGCTCCTGCACACGTACCACGCGCTCGGCACGGTGAAGCGGCGCCACCAGAGGGCCGCCGACACCAGCCCGCCCCAGCGCATCGCGTACGAACGGCAGGTCGGGCTGGCCTGCGACCGGATCGTGGCGACGTGCCGCGACGAGGTGCACGAGCTGAGCCGGATGCACATACCGCCCGACCGGGTGAGCGTCGTGCCGTGCGGCGTCGACCCCGAGCAGTTCTGCCCGGCGGGCCCGGTCGCCGAGCGCGGTGAGGCCCGCTACCGGCTGGTCCAGCTGGGCCGCCTGGTGCCCCGCAAGGGGGCCGCGGTGTCCATCACCGCGCTCACCCGGCTGCCCGACGCGGAACTCGTCATCGTGGGCGGCCCGCCGCCGGCCCGGCTGGACGGGGACCCCGAGGTGCGCCGGCTGCGCGACGTGGCCCGGCTCGCCGGGGTCGCCGAGCGGGTGCGGTTCACCGGCGCGGTGTCCCGCGACGACGTGGCACCGATGCTGCGCAGCGCGGACGTGGTGGTGTGCCCGGCGGACTACGAGCCGTTCGGGATCGTCCCGCTGGAGGCCATGGCCTGCGGCCGGCCCGTGGTGGCCAGCGCCGTGGGCGGGCAGCTCGACACGGTCGCCGACCCGCAGTGCGGGCGGCTCGTGCCGCCCCGCGACCCGGACGCGCTGGCCCGCGCGGTCGCGGAGTTCCTGGCCGACGCCTCCCTGCGCGCCTCCTGCGGCGCGGCGGGCCGCCGCCGGGTGCTCAGCCGGTACGACTGGACGCGCGTCGCGGCGGCCACGGAGGCCGTGTACGGCGAGGTGTGCGCGACCGCCCGGTCGACGGTCTCCGGGGCGGCGTGA